The Triticum urartu cultivar G1812 unplaced genomic scaffold, Tu2.1 TuUngrouped_contig_5513, whole genome shotgun sequence sequence GGTGCCGTCCGCCGAGCCGGTCGAGACGAAGCCGCTCAAGATCGGCGTCGTGCTCTCCGGTGGCCAGGCGCCAGGCGGCCACAATGTGATCTGCGGCATCTTTGGTGAGTGCGACTGATCTCCATCTGTATGTTCGCGTGATGGAATCCGTATGAGCCCACTAGCTGAGACCAACTGGAATTGAAATTTGCACTGTATAATTAAATTAAATCAGAGTGATGTTAGTGCCACTGTGCCGGTCTTGGTGGAAGATCTGAGGAGGACTATGATATTTTTTAGTTAACTTTGATATTTTCAGTCAGTTTCGACACTGAACTTGCACAATTGTAGATCTTGCTAGATTGTGCTATGCTTTTCCTGAAATTTTCTTGTCGTTGACTTGTCATGGTTTCTGTTGGTTCAGATTACCTGCAGGAGCGTGCCAAAGGCAGCACCATGTATGGATTCAAGGGAGGCCCGGCTGGTGTCATGAAGGGCAAGTACGTCGAGCTGACTACTGATTTCGTGTACCCCTACAGAAACCAGGTATGGCGGCATAACCTTTACTCAGCACGCTTATAGAAATTTCGAAGTGTCATGACTTTTATGCAAACCTTCCTACACCTAGCTAAGGTTTAGGTGAGGATGATAAGATATCTGATACACCTATCATCTGAATTATTCTGATGCTAGGTGGAATTTACTGTGGATTATAAGACCCCTTAACGCTGTTTGTGTTATTATTCTGATGATGCATTATAATCAAGTATGTATAACCTTTTCAATAGGGCGGGTTTGATATGATCTGCAGTGGAAGGGACAAGATTGAAACACCAGAGCAGGTGTGTCTTTTGAGTGCCTATACGCAAATGCATGCTGGATCTTTCCATCCCCTTTCTGGATTTGGTGCTGCGTTGACTAACTAGTACTTCACTAGTTTTATCTTTATTTGTAACTCTGTTTGATATTTTTGCAGTTCCAGCAAGCTGAAGACACAGTCAACAGACTTGATTTGGATGGACTTGTTGTCATTGGTGGTGATGATTCAAACACTAACGCATGCCTCCTCGGTGAATACTTCAGGTTGGCTGCTAAAAAGACAACTCACTCTTTTGCTCACCTAAAGGACTTTTTGTTTGCTGTTAATATCTGAAGCTTTACAATGTTAAATCCTTTTATTTTCGTTCTACAATGGTGTAGCTTCTAATTTAGATTATTTATGTATTCTGTCTTGGAATTATTTTATCACAAGTAAATGCTCAATCAAGAATGCACCCTTTCTGTGCCATATTGACAGTTACTCCCGCCTTCTGTAAATTGTAAGCCATATTCTGAGTGGCCACAAAGATTAAGAAGCTTATAAAACCAAGAGACATATAAGAGCAAATGACAATGGTACCTATTATACTTGAATACACTGGAAACATATTAAGTATTTGTTTGTGAGAGTAGTACATATAAATGCAGGAGAGAAGCTGTGTGATAAATAAGGGCAAAGATTGCACATCTTGTGATATGAAATGGAACATCTGCTACTTGACATGTTAATAAATATGATTCTAAGTCATGTTTTTTGCATCCCAGGGGAAGGAACTTGAAGACTCGCGTTATTGGTTGCCCAAAGACTATTGATGGAGATCTGAAATGCAAGGAGGTCCCAACAAGCTTTGGATTTGACACTGCTTGCAAGGTATTGGGTTTTTGCCCTTAGGCATCAATTCCCTAGTTGTCTGCTAGCGTAGTCTAGTTTGCAGGGATTTAGCTTGGAAACACTCATATTGCACCAATACGGTGATAAAGTATGTATGGATTAGATATAAAGCACACTGCGTTGACTATTTGGAGAATGGGAAGATATAAATGACTAAATGTCAAGCACATACTATTCTTAACATCTTGGGGGCATGAGTAAAATAGTGAAAGAGCATTGACTAAATCAGAAATCACTCAATCAGTAAACTACTTTCTACGATAACATTTGAACGAATCGGTTGTGTCATCTTCAGTTGAAGGGGGGTTGACCTAGAACTAAGTGGTCTGAAAACCGAAATATCTCGATGCTTCCTGATTTTGCATCCCATGCTCAGTGTTTGTCGAATGAATTTATTGCGCTTCGTGAACTACCGGGCTAGCATAGATCTGGATGCTTAGATCATTCGCTTAGTCTAATGTGGAATCAGGACATTTCATGCATATGAAGCTTTTAGTGTCATGTCATGACATGAGTTTGTGCTCCTTCCAGATATACTCCGAAATGATTGGCAATGTCATGACTGATGCACGTTCAACAGGCAAATATTACCACTGTAAGTTTGTCCACCCATTGTTTCAGCATACTGAACCATGTACTTTACACTTAACAAAGAGCCCAATAGTCAAAAAGGTTTTACCAATACTGTTTGCTACAGCAGATAACTCCTGTATCAGAGTGCTATTCAGATCTTCATTAATTGAATTATTAAGTACACGCAGAGAGTATTAAAAGTTAGTTGGCAGATTTCTTAGGTAGTTTCTTGGTCTTAGTGTTCACAAAAGGGCCCAGCAAACCTCTGCAACATACTAACCACACCTTATGCAAATTTATTTTTAATCTTAAGTGATTACTTTAGGAGAAGGAACTCGTTAAATGTTCTAAATTTTATTGATTTTTTCTATACATGCATACATATAATGCAAACATTCTCATAGCAGTTGTTGTTCGGCATACTGCAAGTGCAAACATATATAATCCATGATACATTTTTTTGATCTTTTTTCTTTATCCACTCACTAACATGTACTCTCTATGGTCATGCAGTTGTGAGGCTTATGGGTCGTGCTGCTTCTCACATTACACTAGAGTGTGCTCTACAGACACACCCTAATGTTGCACTCATCGGTGAAGAGGTTAGGAACTCATATATGAAGTACATCTGAAGTTGAAATAAAACTATCCCATTCCTGCCTTCTTCTAGTCATATGTACACATAATTTATGTTAATTCACAGTCCAGTTTTATCTTTTCACACCAAACATTAACCCTTATATGTTGCACATGTTATATGTTCTAAGATTAAGTGTCTAGAACTACAAGACACATTTTGTTTATTTTCTTAATGTCTTCATTCGTGAAGGTTGCTGAGAAGAAGGAAACACTCAAGAATGTCACAGACTACATTACCGATGTTGTTTGCAAACGTGCAGAACTTGGTTACAACTATGGAGTTGTCCTAATACCGGAAGGCCTGATTGATTTCATCCCAGAGGTTTGACAATTTTTGTGCTTTCTCCAATTTTATATGCTGTGGCCGACTGCGTTACTGATACCATTCTTTCTCTTCTCCAGATTCAAAAACTCATTGCAGAATTGAATGAAATTTTGGCACATGATGTTGTTGACGAGGCAGGGGCTTGGAAAAGCAAGCTTGAACCAGCATCTAGGGAGTTGTTTGACTTCTTGCCCAAAACCATTCAGGAGCAGCTTTTGCTTGAAAGAGATCCCCATGGCAATGTTCAGGTAAAAACAGGGAAATTTGTTGAACCACCTTAATTTTGTTTATTTCTCTGAAATTGGCCATTTATATCAAAAAGTTAGCTGACTGTGGTCTGAAATTCTGTTGTAGGTTGCGAAAATTGAAACTGAGAAAATGCTTATTGCCATGGTTGAAACTGAATTGGAGAAGAGAAGAGCGGCGGGGAAGTACTCTGCACATTTCAGAGGCCAGTCTCACTTCTTCGGGTAAGTATATATTGTTGCATTTTCACATTTTCCAAATTAACAAACATGCTCTCATACTTTTGCTTCATAATTTTGCAGATATGAAGGAAGATGCGGCCTCCCTACCAATTTTGATTCCAGCTATTGCTATGCATTAGGCTATGGTGCTGGTGCTCTTCTCCAATTTGGCAAGACAGGACTTATTTCGTCGGTATGCTCACTATATTTTCCTACTTGATAGATGTTTGGCATTGCTTAACCATCGGAGTCATATTTACTCTGTTTACCTCCTAACTTCTGACCAGTTCTCCATCATGTGAACATTGTCATATGTTCTCTTCCAGTTCCCATGCCATATTCATTATTGGATAGAACATTAAATTTCACAAAAAACATAATATGTTGGAGTAACTTTTTAAAACTATTTTATATGTACTAAAGTGGTTTGAGTTTGTCCTTATTTTTTTTCTGCCGACTCAGGTTGGTAACCTGGCTGCTCCTGTGGAAGAATGGACTGTTGGAGGAACTGCACTGACTGCGTTGATGGATGTTGAGAGGAGGCATGGTAATTTTCTACAATACCTCATTCTCAAGGCATTTTTTCTACTTTTGACCTGAAGGTTACCCAAATACGGACTTGTTCTTTTGACCCAATTATGTTCCATCCGATTTCTTCCTACTGTTACTCACTCCGTCCTGATACTACACTAATGTCAAAAActttcttatattatgggacggagggagtagtaaatatGATAATGAAATCCATTTAAATCATATTTTGGACCACTAATAATCATATTTTGGACTATTAGTGCCAAATTGTAACTTTTCATTCTTGGCAACCAGGCAAGAACAAGCCAGTGATCAAGAAGGCTATGGTGGAACTTGATGGTATGACCTTTCAAGTCTGTTACTAACAGCTAAGAGGTTTATGTACTCGTACGAAAACCTGATCTCTTGCAATGCCATTTTTCAGCTGCGCCATTTAAGAAGTTTGCCTCGCTGCGAGATGAATGGGCCAGCAAGAACCGATACATCAGCCCTGGTATGCAGTAGGAAAATTGCCAGCAACCACTGACATCTACGAGAGAAATAAACTAACTCATCATTCTTGTCATGGCAGGTCCCAT is a genomic window containing:
- the LOC125529318 gene encoding pyrophosphate--fructose 6-phosphate 1-phosphotransferase subunit beta 1-like; this encodes PSAEPVETKPLKIGVVLSGGQAPGGHNVICGIFDYLQERAKGSTMYGFKGGPAGVMKGKYVELTTDFVYPYRNQGGFDMICSGRDKIETPEQFQQAEDTVNRLDLDGLVVIGGDDSNTNACLLGEYFRGRNLKTRVIGCPKTIDGDLKCKEVPTSFGFDTACKIYSEMIGNVMTDARSTGKYYHFVRLMGRAASHITLECALQTHPNVALIGEEVAEKKETLKNVTDYITDVVCKRAELGYNYGVVLIPEGLIDFIPEIQKLIAELNEILAHDVVDEAGAWKSKLEPASRELFDFLPKTIQEQLLLERDPHGNVQVAKIETEKMLIAMVETELEKRRAAGKYSAHFRGQSHFFGYEGRCGLPTNFDSSYCYALGYGAGALLQFGKTGLISSVGNLAAPVEEWTVGGTALTALMDVERRHGKNKPVIKKAMVELDAAPFKKFASLRDEWASKNRYISPGPIQFSGPGSDASNHTLMLELGAEI